One region of Sphingomonas abietis genomic DNA includes:
- a CDS encoding SNF2-related protein, which produces MKTYGNLTFDRTSKRWTITDLEPHVAIAFKRMFPRVPQTTLVLTMSDTDEIRSDLDWFMNRYPLAHDEGVELRAGVERLAVRAAERDRILLPTWQPGEVPGFRDGKQPYLYQTQAAQIALQNPGLLVGDDVGLGKTITAVAACTMGAPMPAAVIVQAHLANQWARRIEGFTTLRAHVIKTTKPYDLPPADIYVFSYSKVIGWTEVIGTGFFQSVIYDEIQELRHGCGTSKGQVCRIASDKAAFRLGLTATPIYNYGDEIHAVMEFVKPALLGEIHEFMREWCAGSRTVKDPDGLGSFLRDTGYFLRRNEDDPAVSAAQPPANVIDWEVAYDEVAAADEQAIMRSLAMTVMRGDFMEAGRAARELDLKMRQITGIAKARSVAAYVKLLLRDTPRVLLAGWHREVYSIWEQELREFNPVLYTGSETAAGKDRSVKAFTEGDARVMMISLRSGIGLDGLQFHCQDVVFGELDWSPQVHHQIIGRLRRPGQDQQVTAHYLHTNEGSDPVLLETLGIKSDQSRGITEPGIAPRQRFTDDSRIKRLAAYVLGEDAPKMEQAA; this is translated from the coding sequence GTGAAGACCTACGGCAATCTGACATTCGACCGCACCAGCAAGCGCTGGACGATCACGGATCTCGAACCCCACGTCGCAATCGCGTTCAAGCGCATGTTTCCGCGCGTGCCGCAAACGACGCTGGTGCTCACCATGAGCGATACCGACGAGATCCGTTCGGACCTCGACTGGTTCATGAACCGCTATCCCCTCGCCCATGACGAGGGCGTCGAGCTTCGGGCGGGCGTCGAGCGACTGGCCGTGCGCGCGGCGGAGCGGGATCGCATCCTGTTACCGACGTGGCAGCCGGGCGAGGTGCCGGGCTTCCGGGACGGCAAGCAGCCATATCTCTATCAGACCCAGGCGGCGCAAATCGCCCTTCAGAATCCAGGCCTACTCGTGGGCGATGACGTCGGCCTGGGCAAGACGATCACTGCCGTCGCCGCCTGCACCATGGGCGCCCCGATGCCGGCTGCGGTGATCGTCCAGGCTCACCTCGCCAACCAGTGGGCTCGCCGGATCGAGGGATTCACCACGCTTCGCGCCCACGTCATCAAGACGACGAAGCCCTACGATCTGCCGCCGGCCGACATCTACGTCTTCAGCTATTCGAAGGTCATCGGCTGGACGGAGGTGATCGGCACCGGGTTCTTCCAGTCGGTCATCTATGACGAGATCCAGGAGCTTCGCCACGGCTGCGGCACGTCGAAGGGGCAGGTCTGCCGGATCGCCTCGGACAAGGCGGCGTTTCGCCTCGGCCTGACAGCCACGCCGATCTACAACTACGGCGACGAAATCCACGCCGTCATGGAATTCGTGAAGCCGGCCCTGCTCGGCGAAATCCACGAGTTCATGCGCGAATGGTGCGCGGGCAGCCGCACCGTGAAAGATCCGGACGGCCTCGGCTCGTTCCTTCGCGACACGGGCTATTTCCTCCGCCGCAACGAGGATGATCCGGCGGTCTCAGCGGCCCAGCCGCCGGCGAACGTCATCGATTGGGAAGTGGCCTATGACGAGGTGGCCGCCGCCGACGAGCAGGCGATCATGCGCTCGTTGGCAATGACCGTGATGCGCGGGGACTTCATGGAAGCCGGGCGCGCGGCGCGCGAGCTGGATCTGAAGATGCGGCAGATCACCGGCATCGCGAAGGCGCGCTCCGTCGCCGCCTATGTGAAGCTGCTCCTGCGCGACACCCCCCGCGTCCTGCTCGCCGGTTGGCACCGCGAGGTCTATTCGATCTGGGAGCAGGAGCTCCGCGAGTTCAACCCGGTTCTGTACACCGGCAGCGAGACGGCCGCCGGCAAGGATCGCAGCGTCAAGGCCTTCACCGAGGGCGACGCCCGGGTGATGATGATCTCGCTCCGGTCGGGCATTGGCTTGGACGGCCTCCAGTTCCATTGCCAGGATGTCGTGTTCGGCGAGCTGGACTGGTCGCCGCAGGTCCATCATCAGATCATCGGCCGCCTGCGTCGCCCGGGGCAGGATCAGCAGGTCACTGCTCATTACCTGCACACCAACGAGGGCAGCGATCCGGTCCTGCTCGAGACGCTCGGCATCAAGAGCGATCAGAGCCGCGGCATCACCGAGCCGGGCATCGCGCCGCGCCAGCGTTTCACGGACGACAGCCGCATCAAGCGTCTGGCTGCATATGTGCTCGGCGAGGACGCGCCGAAGATGGAGCAGGCCGCGTGA
- a CDS encoding helix-turn-helix domain-containing protein: MMGLERAAELLGGQEKLARVLGISSRQLRKKISAEAPISDLDVRLTVDALTRRAELMGELAARMSALIVRETA, encoded by the coding sequence ATGATGGGGCTCGAAAGGGCCGCTGAACTGCTCGGTGGTCAAGAAAAGCTCGCCCGCGTTCTGGGCATCTCCTCGCGCCAGCTGCGCAAGAAGATCTCGGCCGAGGCGCCGATCAGTGACCTCGATGTGCGCCTCACTGTCGATGCGCTCACCCGCCGTGCGGAGCTGATGGGCGAGCTGGCTGCACGCATGTCCGCGCTGATCGTCAGGGAGACCGCGTAA
- a CDS encoding DUF2312 domain-containing protein: MADGNVAADQLRLFIERIERLEEEKKGMQDDIRDVYLEAKSQGYDPKTMRTVVRLRKLEKNDRDEADALLEIYRAALGLS; this comes from the coding sequence ATGGCTGATGGCAACGTCGCAGCTGATCAGCTGCGCCTCTTTATCGAACGCATTGAGCGGCTCGAGGAAGAGAAGAAGGGCATGCAGGACGATATCCGCGATGTCTACCTGGAGGCCAAGTCGCAGGGATACGACCCCAAGACGATGCGTACCGTCGTTCGGCTGCGGAAGCTGGAGAAGAACGATCGCGACGAGGCGGACGCCCTCCTCGAAATCTACCGCGCTGCGCTTGGGCTGAGCTGA
- a CDS encoding DNA polymerase III subunit beta family protein yields the protein MPDRISFSRHELLAALNLIGKVRPWQREYREPGKPNQLGLALIKISTWSGVATLTSANLDITISVDVPCGPGDTTMYLPLPNLLAATQKAAEGAEIVLEAGDGVTVFRAGRFRSQMAGSTRDMAPVRPPLDGARHTIPADTMRGGLRAAAPAVLDDSKRPFMGGVLLRGDGQSLSFVGMDDNRIHSAVGNNGGIDTNVIMPEALADLLAAILPEGKDVQVTIDQRAIELVFDRIRVGSNLIQGQFPAYRERLHTGKTRVYRAPASKLLNDIELVALVAPDKTRDIRFDFGPQCEVSAFRRSGNGVDVGCVVLEGAYEGPPLAIGFQVRLVTDALTLFGHEPIEWRMDGPLDPTVVTCPTLPGIEAMISPLRLVADHLRVAA from the coding sequence ATGCCTGATCGTATCAGTTTCTCGCGCCACGAGCTGCTCGCGGCCCTCAACCTGATCGGCAAGGTTCGGCCGTGGCAGCGCGAATATCGCGAGCCGGGCAAACCGAACCAGCTCGGCCTGGCGCTGATCAAGATCAGCACGTGGTCGGGGGTGGCGACGCTCACCTCGGCCAATCTGGACATCACCATCTCCGTCGACGTCCCCTGCGGCCCCGGGGACACGACAATGTATCTGCCGCTCCCGAACCTTCTCGCGGCCACGCAGAAGGCGGCGGAGGGCGCCGAGATCGTGCTCGAGGCCGGCGACGGCGTCACCGTATTCCGCGCCGGCCGCTTTCGGTCGCAGATGGCGGGCTCGACGCGCGACATGGCGCCGGTCCGCCCGCCGCTCGACGGTGCGCGCCACACGATCCCGGCCGATACCATGCGCGGCGGCCTGCGCGCGGCGGCGCCGGCGGTGCTCGACGACAGCAAGCGCCCTTTCATGGGTGGCGTGCTGCTCAGGGGTGACGGCCAGAGCCTCAGCTTCGTGGGCATGGACGACAACCGCATCCATTCGGCGGTCGGCAACAACGGCGGGATCGACACCAACGTCATCATGCCCGAGGCGCTGGCCGACCTGCTCGCTGCGATCCTGCCGGAAGGCAAGGACGTCCAGGTCACGATCGACCAGCGCGCGATCGAGCTGGTGTTCGACCGCATCCGGGTCGGGTCGAACCTGATCCAAGGACAATTCCCCGCCTATCGCGAGCGGCTCCACACCGGGAAGACGCGGGTATACCGCGCGCCGGCGAGCAAGCTGCTCAACGATATCGAGCTGGTCGCGCTCGTCGCACCGGACAAGACGCGCGATATCCGGTTCGATTTCGGCCCGCAGTGCGAGGTGTCGGCGTTCCGGCGCTCCGGCAACGGCGTGGACGTCGGCTGCGTCGTGCTCGAGGGCGCCTATGAAGGCCCGCCGCTGGCGATCGGCTTTCAGGTCCGGCTCGTCACCGATGCGCTCACGCTGTTCGGTCACGAGCCGATCGAGTGGCGCATGGACGGGCCGCTCGATCCGACCGTCGTCACCTGCCCGACCCTTCCGGGCATCGAGGCGATGATCTCGCCGCTGCGGCTCGTCGCCGACCATCTGCGGGTAGCGGCATAA
- a CDS encoding MT-A70 family methyltransferase, which translates to MSVIAPSDASWPFGCILADPPWAFKTFSGENMTPHRCAEDHYRTMTLAEMSALPVGMLAAKDCALFMWVVGSHLAESIELAASWGFSFKTDAFYWLKSRLFDADQIDMFTGDVAEPRIGFGYWTRKQIEPCWLFTRGKPRRISKGVRQAIIEPRREHSRKPEEQYPRIEALVGGPRLELFARQARPGWAVWGNQTDKFGVAA; encoded by the coding sequence GTGAGCGTCATCGCCCCCTCGGATGCCTCCTGGCCGTTCGGCTGCATCCTCGCTGACCCGCCATGGGCGTTCAAGACCTTCTCCGGCGAGAACATGACGCCGCACCGGTGCGCGGAAGATCATTATCGCACGATGACCCTCGCGGAGATGTCCGCGCTGCCGGTTGGCATGCTCGCAGCGAAAGACTGCGCTCTGTTCATGTGGGTCGTCGGTAGCCACCTCGCGGAGTCCATCGAGCTCGCTGCCAGCTGGGGCTTTTCGTTCAAGACGGATGCCTTCTACTGGCTCAAGTCGCGCCTTTTCGACGCCGACCAGATCGACATGTTCACCGGCGACGTCGCGGAGCCCCGCATCGGGTTCGGCTACTGGACCCGCAAGCAGATTGAGCCGTGCTGGCTCTTCACGCGCGGCAAACCTCGGCGCATCTCGAAAGGCGTCCGGCAGGCGATCATCGAGCCACGTCGGGAGCACAGCCGGAAGCCAGAAGAGCAGTATCCTCGGATCGAGGCACTGGTCGGTGGGCCGAGGCTGGAGCTTTTTGCCCGCCAGGCCAGGCCAGGCTGGGCCGTGTGGGGGAACCAGACCGATAAATTCGGGGTCGCGGCATGA
- a CDS encoding DNA methyltransferase family protein, producing MRARGVKITPEVSDVLRRSEIDGAMLRLPGGKLERPLYDAVDKTLKALGGKWNRSKAAHVFDRPIADEIAASLDGGIAIDVKKTNEQFFTPALIAARMCDEVDLRADDHVLEPSAGAGSLLGLPMEIGCFISAVEIDARLAENLSEVLHGRHGAGVWNADFLDWQPAVRAPITVVLMNPPFSGGKDVRHVRRAWDFLAPGGRMAAIMGEHAFFAADRASQDFRMWLGNIGARVENLPAGTFKESGTMVGARLVVATKR from the coding sequence GTGCGCGCCCGCGGCGTGAAGATCACGCCGGAGGTCAGCGACGTGCTCCGCCGGTCGGAGATCGACGGCGCGATGCTGCGGCTGCCCGGCGGCAAGCTGGAGCGCCCCCTCTACGACGCCGTCGATAAGACGCTGAAGGCGCTCGGCGGCAAGTGGAACCGATCGAAGGCCGCTCACGTGTTCGATCGGCCGATCGCCGACGAAATCGCGGCTTCCCTCGACGGCGGGATCGCGATCGACGTGAAGAAGACCAACGAGCAGTTCTTCACGCCCGCGCTGATCGCCGCACGGATGTGCGACGAGGTCGATCTCCGCGCGGATGATCATGTGCTTGAGCCGTCGGCGGGGGCTGGCTCACTGCTCGGCCTACCGATGGAGATCGGCTGCTTCATCAGCGCCGTCGAGATCGATGCCCGCTTGGCGGAAAATCTCAGCGAAGTGCTCCACGGCCGGCACGGCGCCGGGGTTTGGAATGCAGACTTCCTCGACTGGCAGCCCGCCGTGCGAGCGCCGATCACGGTCGTCCTGATGAACCCGCCGTTCTCGGGCGGGAAAGATGTGCGGCACGTCCGGCGGGCATGGGACTTTCTCGCGCCCGGCGGCCGGATGGCAGCGATTATGGGCGAGCACGCTTTCTTCGCAGCCGATCGCGCCAGCCAGGACTTCCGGATGTGGCTGGGTAATATCGGCGCTCGCGTCGAGAACCTGCCCGCCGGCACGTTCAAGGAATCCGGCACGATGGTCGGCGCGCGCCTGGTCGTGGCGACCAAACGGTGA
- a CDS encoding S24 family peptidase — protein sequence MSVIDGALRFSQWSTVLTHDQILNEMIRQLAARLVMGKDVAALLNIAPARVTEMRKGERQIQPREMAPLAKLLGLADTEAGTEHLQTNAAIVPMEGASLEEPDENLPVVGTGLGAAREVDGEAIEQTMLNSGDVIEYVARPAILKRKQVAYALYVQGSSMHPALPDGEMAVACKDMPLKAGDNVVVYLRTANPEMDDGMTARAVLVKEMVRRTARYVELRQYQPFKEFRIDMGEILRLDRILTRHEMLQTR from the coding sequence ATGTCCGTGATCGACGGGGCGTTACGGTTTTCGCAATGGTCCACTGTGCTTACACATGATCAAATTCTTAACGAGATGATTCGCCAGCTGGCCGCGCGTTTGGTCATGGGGAAGGATGTCGCCGCCCTGCTTAACATCGCTCCTGCTCGTGTGACGGAGATGCGCAAAGGTGAGAGGCAGATACAGCCCAGAGAAATGGCGCCACTGGCAAAACTGCTCGGCCTTGCGGACACGGAGGCCGGAACGGAGCATCTCCAAACAAATGCGGCGATTGTGCCCATGGAAGGGGCTTCTCTCGAAGAGCCGGATGAGAACCTTCCGGTCGTCGGCACAGGGCTCGGTGCTGCGAGGGAAGTCGATGGCGAGGCGATCGAGCAAACAATGCTGAATAGCGGCGACGTCATTGAGTATGTAGCGCGCCCTGCCATCTTGAAGCGCAAGCAAGTGGCCTACGCACTATACGTTCAGGGATCCTCTATGCATCCAGCCCTCCCGGACGGGGAGATGGCTGTTGCATGTAAAGACATGCCTCTGAAAGCGGGCGATAATGTCGTGGTCTACCTACGCACGGCCAATCCCGAGATGGATGACGGGATGACTGCGAGGGCGGTGCTGGTAAAAGAGATGGTCCGTCGAACCGCTCGTTACGTCGAGCTGCGCCAATATCAGCCGTTCAAGGAATTCCGCATCGATATGGGTGAAATTCTGCGGCTCGACCGAATACTTACGCGGCATGAAATGCTGCAAACGCGCTAG
- a CDS encoding DUF968 domain-containing protein — translation MFARADIRPRHRNAGRPPEKSARAYLQWLRGRACLLAPTGECEGKIEACHFDPWGDKGVGTKVSDFAALPMCRRHHEIQTDRLGWPQFQTRYGFEGRAMVTRYWRAWPGRVAWEREHGEVKP, via the coding sequence ATGTTCGCTCGCGCCGACATCCGACCGCGTCACCGCAACGCCGGCCGGCCGCCGGAGAAGTCGGCACGCGCCTATCTGCAATGGCTTCGCGGCCGCGCGTGCTTGCTCGCGCCGACCGGCGAATGCGAGGGCAAGATCGAGGCGTGCCACTTCGATCCCTGGGGCGACAAAGGGGTAGGGACCAAGGTCTCCGACTTCGCGGCGCTGCCGATGTGCCGCCGTCACCATGAAATCCAGACCGACCGGCTGGGCTGGCCGCAGTTCCAAACCCGCTACGGTTTTGAGGGGAGGGCCATGGTCACGCGCTACTGGCGCGCTTGGCCCGGCCGGGTCGCTTGGGAACGTGAGCATGGTGAGGTGAAGCCGTGA
- a CDS encoding tRNA lysidine(34) synthetase gives MISFGTLFEPARTLYQVATDATIEAAIADGAWFVFNLSGGKDSGALAWAGMDHLDRAGHPRERRLAIHADLGRAEWQSTPATVERTASRLGLALDVVRRSAGDMVARWEQRFANGLARYEALSTYMRANTAAGCSPLGGMTGTTEPSS, from the coding sequence ATGATCTCCTTTGGCACGCTCTTCGAGCCAGCGCGCACGCTCTATCAGGTGGCGACGGATGCCACGATCGAGGCGGCCATAGCAGATGGCGCTTGGTTCGTGTTCAACCTGTCAGGCGGGAAGGATTCCGGCGCTCTCGCTTGGGCGGGCATGGATCATCTCGATCGCGCGGGACATCCGCGAGAACGGCGCCTCGCTATCCACGCGGATCTTGGCCGTGCCGAATGGCAGTCCACGCCTGCGACCGTCGAGCGGACCGCTTCCCGCCTAGGCCTGGCCTTGGATGTCGTCAGGCGCTCTGCCGGCGATATGGTCGCCCGTTGGGAGCAGAGGTTCGCGAACGGCCTTGCGCGCTACGAGGCGCTCTCGACGTATATGCGGGCGAACACGGCGGCCGGATGCTCGCCGCTTGGGGGAATGACGGGAACGACCGAGCCCAGTTCCTGA
- a CDS encoding site-specific integrase, which produces MGRALNDRMPAYTRKKRLSGNVYAYYWELPHWAKPTKDAATGKMVPATRHDRQCPVASEPLGSDKGIAYQKAEALNATLTEWRTADPAKGLAVGTVAWLFDWYRKQERFTSKAAKTRKDYRKLMDMLVQLETKKGAPHFGTRRASDVDGPVADKIYKVLKPRGVRQASYAMQVCRLVWSWALRHHRVTGVKENPFLGMGLVSKAKKGNRGTTRAEYDLYRATARAMGFQSMATAAALAFEGCQRTWDAFGYEDPDGVKQRGFLWEDYTDETISLVQSKTGTRVTLPLAIKGADGERLSLYPDLEEEIARSREMQRDGVDVIVVEERSGEKYKERRMSSVHRQICEKAGLPKEMTFTGFRHGGITEVGSVTADVRPISGHATLDVTRIYNKVTEDKAREIASARRAHVLLIAGTTEPDGESE; this is translated from the coding sequence ATGGGCCGCGCGCTCAACGACAGGATGCCTGCCTACACGCGCAAGAAGCGCCTGAGCGGCAACGTCTACGCCTATTACTGGGAACTGCCTCACTGGGCGAAGCCGACCAAGGATGCGGCTACTGGGAAGATGGTGCCGGCGACGCGCCACGATCGGCAGTGCCCGGTCGCGTCGGAGCCCCTCGGGAGTGATAAGGGGATAGCCTACCAGAAGGCCGAGGCCCTCAACGCGACGCTGACGGAGTGGCGCACCGCGGATCCGGCGAAAGGCCTCGCGGTCGGCACGGTCGCGTGGCTGTTCGACTGGTACCGGAAACAGGAGCGCTTCACGTCCAAGGCGGCGAAAACTCGAAAGGACTATCGCAAGCTCATGGACATGCTCGTCCAGCTGGAAACGAAGAAGGGCGCGCCGCACTTCGGCACGCGTCGCGCCAGCGACGTCGACGGGCCCGTCGCCGACAAAATCTACAAGGTCCTCAAGCCACGTGGCGTTCGGCAGGCGAGCTACGCGATGCAGGTTTGCCGGCTTGTCTGGTCATGGGCGCTACGGCACCACCGCGTCACCGGCGTGAAGGAGAATCCGTTTCTCGGCATGGGCCTCGTCAGCAAGGCCAAGAAGGGCAACCGGGGCACGACACGGGCTGAGTATGACCTCTATCGGGCTACAGCGCGCGCGATGGGCTTCCAGTCCATGGCCACCGCCGCGGCCCTCGCCTTTGAAGGATGCCAGCGGACATGGGACGCATTCGGCTACGAGGATCCTGATGGCGTGAAGCAGCGCGGGTTCCTCTGGGAGGATTACACGGATGAGACGATCAGCCTCGTTCAGTCGAAGACCGGCACGCGCGTGACGCTTCCGCTTGCGATCAAGGGCGCCGACGGCGAACGGCTGTCGCTCTATCCGGACCTCGAGGAGGAGATCGCGCGCTCGCGGGAGATGCAACGCGATGGCGTAGACGTGATCGTGGTGGAGGAGCGTAGCGGCGAGAAGTACAAGGAGCGGCGCATGTCGAGCGTCCATCGCCAGATCTGCGAGAAGGCGGGGCTGCCGAAGGAGATGACCTTCACCGGCTTCCGGCATGGCGGCATCACGGAGGTGGGATCGGTCACGGCGGATGTTCGCCCGATCTCCGGGCATGCCACGCTCGACGTCACCCGAATTTACAATAAGGTCACCGAAGACAAGGCGCGTGAGATTGCGAGCGCCCGTCGAGCGCACGTTCTGTTGATCGCGGGCACCACCGAACCCGATGGAGAATCCGAATGA
- the rodA gene encoding rod shape-determining protein RodA, protein MIRNSLVPAPLAQLPWRVLLTVIAITGFGLAVLYSAAGGSLEPWALGQGMRFCLFLAGAIALSRLRESQIRAAVLPAYVILVIALVLTELLGAVAGGGQRWLNLGIIRLQPSELMKPLIVLTLARFYDVLPAGEIRRWNAIWPALALIGVPAALILVQPDLGTATMVVAGGITVMFLAGLPLRLFVGGALAIIPVAAGAWTMMHEYQRNRVLIFLDPESDPLGKGYHISQSKIAIGSGGLFGKGFLNGTQSHLDYLPEGHTDFVFATMSEEWGLVGGVVLIVAFLSVIWWGLGVAMRAETRFARLAAAGLSATIFFYVAVNLMMVMGLAPVVGIPLPLVSYGGSAVMTVLIILGLLMAIDRGHGAPGTRFR, encoded by the coding sequence ATGATCCGCAATTCACTCGTCCCCGCCCCGCTCGCGCAATTGCCCTGGCGGGTGCTGCTGACGGTGATCGCGATCACGGGGTTCGGGCTGGCGGTGCTCTATTCGGCGGCGGGCGGCAGCCTGGAGCCATGGGCGCTCGGCCAGGGGATGCGCTTCTGCCTGTTCCTCGCCGGCGCCATCGCACTCTCCCGCCTGCGCGAGAGCCAGATCAGGGCGGCGGTGCTGCCCGCTTATGTCATCCTCGTGATCGCGCTGGTGCTGACCGAATTGCTGGGCGCGGTGGCGGGTGGCGGGCAACGCTGGCTCAATCTCGGCATCATCCGGCTCCAGCCCTCCGAATTGATGAAGCCGCTCATCGTGCTGACGCTCGCGCGCTTCTACGATGTCCTGCCGGCGGGCGAGATCCGGCGCTGGAACGCGATCTGGCCGGCGCTGGCGCTGATCGGCGTGCCGGCCGCCCTGATCCTCGTCCAGCCCGATCTCGGCACCGCGACGATGGTGGTGGCCGGCGGGATCACCGTGATGTTCCTCGCCGGCCTGCCGCTGCGGCTGTTCGTCGGCGGTGCGCTCGCGATCATCCCGGTGGCGGCCGGCGCCTGGACGATGATGCACGAATATCAGCGCAACCGCGTGCTGATCTTCCTCGATCCGGAGAGCGATCCGCTCGGCAAGGGCTATCATATCAGCCAGTCCAAGATCGCAATCGGCTCGGGCGGCCTTTTCGGCAAGGGCTTCCTCAACGGCACCCAGAGCCATCTCGACTATCTACCCGAAGGCCACACCGATTTCGTCTTCGCCACCATGTCCGAGGAATGGGGACTGGTCGGCGGCGTGGTGCTGATCGTCGCCTTCCTCTCGGTGATCTGGTGGGGGCTGGGCGTCGCCATGCGGGCCGAGACGCGCTTCGCCCGCCTCGCCGCGGCCGGCCTGTCCGCCACCATCTTCTTCTACGTCGCGGTGAACCTGATGATGGTGATGGGGCTGGCGCCGGTCGTCGGCATCCCGCTGCCGCTCGTCTCCTATGGCGGATCGGCGGTGATGACGGTGCTGATCATCCTCGGCTTGCTGATGGCGATCGACCGCGGACATGGCGCGCCCGGCACCCGATTCCGATAA